In Candidatus Neomarinimicrobiota bacterium, a single window of DNA contains:
- the rdgB gene encoding RdgB/HAM1 family non-canonical purine NTP pyrophosphatase translates to MDIILATHNLHKVEEISSRLGDLPVTWMTLEDFPHIGEIEETGSTLLDNSLLKARTVNAITGLPALADDTGLEVDALDGAPGVYSARWAGEDASFEDNINKLLIEMKSVELEKRTARFRTVISLVDGPTEKWVEGCAEGIIAEKPKGNDGFGYDPVFFLPQTGKTFAELSLEEKNRISHRGTALEKLRDVIKYRLVDQPQHQEDVSL, encoded by the coding sequence ATGGACATTATTTTAGCAACACATAATCTACACAAAGTGGAAGAAATTTCTTCTAGATTAGGGGACCTTCCTGTAACGTGGATGACGTTGGAAGATTTCCCTCACATTGGCGAGATTGAAGAAACTGGCTCAACATTGCTTGATAATTCTCTGTTAAAAGCTCGGACTGTCAACGCAATCACTGGTTTGCCCGCATTAGCAGATGATACGGGGCTTGAAGTTGATGCCTTGGATGGTGCACCGGGAGTATATTCCGCGCGGTGGGCAGGAGAAGACGCCTCTTTTGAGGATAATATCAACAAATTATTAATTGAAATGAAGTCAGTAGAACTTGAAAAAAGGACAGCCCGATTCAGAACAGTGATTTCTCTTGTGGATGGTCCCACAGAAAAATGGGTTGAAGGGTGCGCCGAGGGAATCATTGCCGAGAAACCTAAAGGCAATGATGGATTTGGATATGATCCTGTTTTTTTTCTTCCACAAACAGGGAAAACATTTGCGGAACTTTCTCTTGAAGAAAAAAATAGAATAAGTCATCGGGGAACCGCTTTGGAAAAATTGAGAGATGTAATTAAATACCGGCTGGTCGATCAGCCCCAACACCAGGAGGATGTAAGCCTATAA